Proteins found in one Vagococcus carniphilus genomic segment:
- a CDS encoding sugar phosphate isomerase/epimerase family protein → MKIGVNSWSLPNNLTVEETFQLAKEAGFETIEFNMAEEVKVESIVSDLGLEDTVHLTLNMREDELLKIKQLSEKYDLPISSIATALHWKYPLNDPDPTVREQGKEVARRMIDACYILGGDTVLIVPGVVNEERPYDTCYELAKEAFIELAPYAEEKGIYLGVENVWNKFLYSPLEMRQFIDEINHPYVKVYFDAGNVLQFGFPDQWVRILGERIAKVHVKDFNTAVGNINGFTTLLAGSLNWPRLMESLKEIGYTGPITAELSPYAYEGDQLARDTAKAIKRLVNM, encoded by the coding sequence ATGAAAATAGGTGTTAATAGTTGGTCTTTACCAAATAATTTAACAGTAGAAGAAACGTTTCAATTAGCTAAAGAAGCAGGTTTTGAAACGATTGAATTTAATATGGCAGAAGAAGTGAAAGTAGAAAGTATTGTATCTGATCTAGGGTTGGAAGATACGGTACATTTAACACTTAATATGAGAGAAGATGAGCTTTTAAAAATAAAGCAATTATCAGAAAAATATGACTTACCTATTAGTAGTATAGCAACTGCTCTTCATTGGAAATATCCATTAAATGATCCTGACCCAACAGTAAGAGAACAAGGAAAAGAAGTAGCTAGACGCATGATTGATGCTTGTTATATCTTAGGTGGAGATACTGTTTTAATCGTTCCAGGTGTGGTAAATGAAGAACGACCTTATGATACATGTTATGAGCTAGCAAAAGAAGCTTTTATCGAACTAGCGCCTTACGCTGAGGAGAAAGGGATTTATTTAGGCGTAGAAAATGTCTGGAATAAATTTTTATATAGTCCACTTGAGATGCGTCAATTTATTGATGAGATAAATCATCCCTATGTTAAAGTTTACTTTGATGCAGGAAATGTTTTACAGTTTGGCTTCCCAGATCAATGGGTACGCATATTGGGAGAACGTATTGCTAAAGTACATGTGAAAGACTTTAATACAGCAGTAGGCAATATTAACGGCTTTACAACCCTTTTAGCAGGTAGTTTAAATTGGCCTAGACTTATGGAGTCATTAAAAGAAATAGGCTACACAGGCCCAATTACAGCTGAATTATCACCATATGCTTATGAAGGGGATCAATTAGCAAGAGATACAGCTAAAGCGATTAAACGGTTGGTAAATATGTAA
- a CDS encoding DUF3139 domain-containing protein, with product MKKKIRNILILTVLSFLFIFFITKKTYEYRLEKEFYSYAIKKEIPKNKIRKTELIYFSKGNRYEYNVYLKNTNDDSYIIFAYVLPNFSIKSYVTQKIYPNDFFSSAYIEGAVVDLDSTSARPLIDAINK from the coding sequence ATGAAAAAGAAAATCAGAAATATTTTAATATTAACTGTGCTTTCTTTCCTATTTATCTTTTTTATTACCAAAAAAACTTACGAATATAGACTAGAAAAAGAATTCTATTCTTATGCCATAAAAAAAGAAATTCCTAAAAATAAGATAAGAAAAACTGAATTAATTTACTTTTCAAAAGGAAATCGTTATGAATACAATGTTTATTTAAAAAATACTAACGATGATTCCTACATTATTTTTGCTTATGTTTTGCCAAATTTTTCCATTAAATCTTATGTAACACAAAAAATATACCCAAATGATTTTTTTAGTTCTGCCTACATTGAAGGAGCAGTTGTAGATTTGGATAGTACCTCTGCTCGTCCATTAATTGATGCAATTAATAAATAA
- a CDS encoding SdpI family protein — MLLLIFSFLFLHFSKTYLSEPPKKINKFEGFRTKKSMSSKENWDQAQLLLGHFFKTISTFLLFIGSVICLSEIIVFFFSRTGIIWLLLLECLIFFICCIYLKYSVDSNLE; from the coding sequence ATGCTACTACTCATTTTTTCTTTTCTATTTTTACACTTTTCAAAGACTTACTTGTCAGAACCTCCTAAAAAAATTAATAAATTTGAAGGATTTAGAACAAAAAAATCTATGTCTTCTAAAGAAAATTGGGATCAAGCACAACTTTTATTGGGGCATTTCTTTAAAACTATTTCTACATTTTTACTATTTATCGGTTCTGTCATTTGCCTATCAGAAATTATTGTTTTTTTCTTTTCGAGAACGGGTATTATTTGGTTATTACTTTTAGAATGCTTAATCTTTTTTATCTGTTGCATTTATTTAAAATATTCTGTTGACTCTAACTTAGAATAA
- a CDS encoding ATP-binding cassette domain-containing protein, which yields MKKIILIHWKDNLCVLFFISLVSISSIVSTLMLSSILDALIKFDWNQFLNYTFLLIVANIFLLFFLYFQIKYINKTIQKMSNYLRYQIINRIAKMSPLEFKKQTIGSYTSRLINDTNQIEQIAFEKFYELFAGVITLIFSLVTLFLIHWSLFLLVLVESIFLIQLPRLLNKKLKKATLSVTSQNEVCTSTTTQLLSGYSTFYNFKNSPYFVEKIKKEFLILANKKNSQYHLVALVAVLGGVSNIVGQITAFSMSGYLAFRQIIPIGIIWTVSNLSAKIFNLVGSSSQNISSIQSVAPLFENINNFIFSVNDADHENYPIDKIGSGIILKNTGYSYDKKNFLFRNINYHFQPNGKYAVIGKSGSGKSTLLNILNNNLSDYEGSIVLNDIELNTISKDSVLDFILYIDQNPYILEGSIRENIVLGDCFDDEEIKEVLKQVQLSQFANNLDFSLKESGNNVSGGQRQRIALARGLIRNKKIILLDESTSSLDKETAYEIENLILSMDDITVIMVNHNLTPLIKEKLDGILNLSE from the coding sequence ATGAAAAAAATAATTCTCATCCACTGGAAAGATAATTTGTGTGTCTTATTTTTTATTTCGTTAGTATCTATCAGTTCAATTGTCAGTACTCTTATGCTCTCTTCCATACTCGATGCTTTGATAAAATTTGATTGGAACCAATTTCTAAATTACACATTCCTATTAATCGTTGCTAATATTTTTTTACTTTTCTTCCTTTATTTCCAAATAAAATATATTAATAAAACAATCCAGAAAATGTCAAACTACCTTAGATATCAAATTATTAATAGGATCGCTAAAATGTCTCCCTTAGAATTTAAAAAGCAAACTATTGGTAGTTATACCTCACGCCTTATTAATGATACAAACCAGATTGAACAGATTGCCTTTGAAAAATTCTATGAATTATTTGCAGGTGTTATTACATTGATTTTCTCGTTAGTAACTCTCTTTTTAATTCACTGGTCGCTGTTTTTACTAGTATTGGTTGAAAGCATCTTTTTAATTCAGCTACCTAGGCTATTAAATAAAAAATTGAAAAAGGCAACTCTTAGCGTGACGAGTCAAAATGAAGTGTGTACTTCAACCACGACTCAATTACTATCTGGTTATAGTACTTTCTATAATTTTAAGAATTCACCCTACTTTGTAGAAAAAATAAAGAAAGAATTTCTAATTTTAGCAAACAAGAAAAATTCACAATATCATTTGGTTGCTCTCGTTGCTGTTTTAGGTGGAGTAAGTAATATCGTTGGTCAAATTACTGCTTTTTCTATGTCCGGCTATTTAGCTTTTCGCCAGATAATTCCTATAGGAATCATCTGGACGGTCTCTAATCTATCAGCAAAAATTTTTAATCTTGTTGGTTCTTCTAGTCAAAATATTTCTAGTATTCAAAGTGTTGCTCCTTTATTTGAAAATATTAATAATTTTATATTCTCTGTTAATGATGCGGACCACGAAAATTATCCTATTGATAAGATTGGCTCCGGAATTATCCTTAAAAATACAGGTTATTCATACGATAAAAAGAATTTTTTATTCAGAAATATTAACTATCATTTTCAACCAAATGGAAAATACGCTGTCATTGGTAAAAGCGGTTCAGGAAAATCAACTTTACTAAATATCCTAAATAATAATCTCTCGGATTATGAAGGAAGCATTGTTTTAAATGATATTGAATTGAATACTATTTCTAAGGATAGCGTTTTAGATTTTATTTTATACATTGACCAAAATCCTTATATACTAGAAGGTTCTATTCGTGAAAATATCGTTTTAGGTGATTGCTTTGACGATGAGGAAATAAAAGAAGTATTAAAACAAGTTCAATTGAGCCAATTTGCTAATAATTTAGATTTTAGCTTAAAAGAATCTGGCAACAATGTTTCTGGTGGACAGAGACAACGGATAGCTTTAGCAAGAGGACTTATCAGAAACAAAAAAATTATTTTACTAGACGAAAGTACATCTAGTTTAGATAAAGAGACGGCTTATGAAATTGAAAATCTAATTTTAAGTATGGACGATATTACTGTCATCATGGTGAATCACAACTTAACGCCTTTAATCAAAGAAAAATTAGACGGCATACTCAATTTATCAGAATAA
- the rpmB gene encoding 50S ribosomal protein L28, giving the protein MAKECYITGRKARSGNTRSHAMNASKRTWGANLQKVRILVDGKPKKVWVSARALKSGKVERV; this is encoded by the coding sequence ATGGCAAAAGAATGTTATATAACTGGGCGAAAAGCTAGATCTGGTAACACTCGCTCTCACGCAATGAACGCTTCTAAACGTACTTGGGGTGCAAACCTACAAAAAGTCCGTATCTTAGTTGACGGTAAGCCTAAAAAAGTTTGGGTTTCTGCTCGTGCTTTGAAATCAGGAAAAGTTGAACGCGTTTAA
- a CDS encoding Asp23/Gls24 family envelope stress response protein has protein sequence MAVKIKTQTGTIEISNDVIATVVGGAATDIYGIVGMASKNQIKDNVNDILGKENYSRGVVVRQEENGVAVDVYIMVSYGTKISEVSRNVQEKVKYNLETMLGVVANSVNIFIQGVRVQPE, from the coding sequence ATGGCTGTAAAAATTAAAACACAGACTGGTACCATTGAAATTTCTAATGATGTTATCGCTACTGTTGTGGGTGGAGCTGCAACAGATATCTATGGTATCGTTGGAATGGCAAGCAAAAATCAAATTAAAGATAATGTAAATGATATTTTAGGAAAAGAAAACTACTCACGTGGTGTTGTCGTACGTCAAGAAGAAAATGGCGTAGCGGTAGATGTTTATATCATGGTGAGCTATGGAACAAAAATTTCTGAAGTTAGTCGTAACGTGCAAGAAAAAGTGAAATACAATCTTGAAACAATGCTCGGGGTTGTCGCAAATTCTGTTAATATTTTTATCCAAGGTGTCAGAGTACAACCTGAATAA